The Pseudopipra pipra isolate bDixPip1 chromosome Z, bDixPip1.hap1, whole genome shotgun sequence nucleotide sequence aaaattttatttcagaaaacagtaAATCCATGACTTTTATAAGAAGCAAGCATGTAAAGAATACagactttttttattctggGAGGGCTACTTCTGCATTGAGCATTGCCTGCTCAACTAGTTTTAAGTCGTTGCTTATTAGCCTACTGACTACTCTGAGTTAAGATTTTAATCTAGTTGTTTCTCTGGTGTCTAAAATAAGCCGCAGTGTGCAGTGTCACATGTCAGAGTCTAATGCTGCTGGGGAAAGTGAATGCTGTAATATGTAAAATACCTAAAAGACCTTTATGTGTGTTTTGACAGATTGGCAAAATGAGGTATGTCAGTGTTCGGGACTTTAAAGGAAAAGTCTTAATTGATATTAGAGAGTACTGGATGGATCAAGAAGGTGAAATGAAGCCTGGCAGAAAAGGTATTGTTCTACTTGATGTTACTTTGTATTAAAACATTGGGTTTGCAGTAGAACTTTGTGTATCATATTTTTATCCTTTGATGCTACGTGGTATTTTTAGagtaatatttttactttcctataatttgtattttaacagAGAATTAGTTTAATCTGTAGATTATAAATAAGAGCAAAGTGGGTTTATTGGCCTGAGTCCATTTTCCTAAATAGATCCTCCATGTTTTATGGCAAGGCATCAAAACAAGCAAATTTGGTAGAGAACTTATAAACACGACCATAACATAGccatacttttttcccccaattgATTAACTTAGTTaacacaatttattttattacaattGGATTTCTTATTTCAGAATTCACTGAAAAGATTTAATCATTTTTATAAGATGTTAATTTTGTTAAAACAACCAGGTCCTTCAGTTTCTATTaaatttttgattaaaaaaatcagaacatttaATGTGACTaattttggaggaaaatagTGAAGATTTTAGTAAAGGGAGAAGTATCTCAAGTGATCAAGCTTTGATAACAAGTTTCTAATCTGCAATACAGCACAAGCCCTTATACCTTTAATTGCTGCTTGGATAGTTGCTTGTCATGGCAAGCCTTCACTGTGAACCACTTTCTGAACTTTTCCATTTCAAGATGAGGATGTGAGGACAATTGCAGGAGTAGTGCTGTGCTTAAGGTTATGTTGCTTCTCTTAGAAAAGTCTACTTTTTATCAGTTTTCGTACTGCATCAATGAAAGAGGTAAGTATGAAACGTTCTGCCCTGGGGATTCATATTATCAttgaatggtttgagttggaagggactttacaGATCTCGTTCCAACCCCGTGCCATGGACaaggacactttccactagaccaggttgctcaaagccccatccaatctggccttgaacgcttccaggcgtgggacatccacagcttctctgggcaacctgtgccaaggcctcaccactctcacaggcAAGAATTTATTCTAAATATCCAGTCTAAATATACTCTCTTCCATTTTGAAGCCACTCTCCCCTGCCCCATCACTTCTTGCCATTGCAAAGACTCCCTTCCTGGCCTTCCTGTACTGGGAGGCTGCAAAGTTTGAAGACATACAATCAGCATAAGGTTTGTTACATTCTTACGGTGTGTTCAGGAGCAACTCAGTGAACAGTAATTTGAAAAGTTTGAGAAGCATTTTCAACATTTCTTGAATAACCACTGAGAATAGGTTTGCATGAACAGGTGTACTGGTGTTGTACAGGAACATtctttgttttggatttgttgTTAGTTAATAAAAAAGATGAATTTCTAAGGACTTTACCCTGCTGTGTTTTGAGGTGAAATTCAATAGTATATGCACTTTGAGTGGCATACTACAATGAGATTTGGTGGGTGGGCCTAGTGACAAAAGTTACATGATGTAGGTAGAAATGTTTATCAATGCAGCAAAAGGGTCTGAATTTTACTAGGATAAAATTTAATAGTAGTCTGATACAGTATGTGAGCCAAATATTCCATTAATGCACTCATAAGCCACCTATTTAGCTATCCTAAAACCAGTATAAGTAGTTGAAATATTAtaataagacagaaaaataaatccagcaTTTTAAATTAGTCAGAGTGTCTCAAACAGGAGATCTGAACTTTGTGCAGTTTGTCTGGTGTGTAGTTGAGGGACATTTTGATGATGCTTGGTCCCCTAATAATGGTTAGCACACCTGACCTGTGttcaaaaaagaaatcttcACACTATAGGCTGGTGGAAAACTGCTTAGAGAAGCTCCATGGACAGTACTTGCTGCTTTAAATTATGATGGTTCCCTCATAAGCACTGATGgggtaaaaaggaaaaaaaaaagaccgtGAGCTCAAAAAGTGAAATTCAAAGTTTCAGCTGTTTTGAGGCCCTGCTCCACCTACAGGGAGAAAGTAATAAAGGACACCTGATCACTGAAGAAGGAGAGTGGGGGTAAATAGTAAAAGAGCTTGGCGGGAGAAAGTATGCGAGGTAGCCCTGTGAACCTGCACTCTTCACAGAGTTGGCATAGAGATTGTAGGGGAAGAATGAAGAGACTGAAGCACAAATGAAACATGCGCCTGGACTCAAGCTTGAGGAAGATGAGGACAGATATAGATCTGAGGAGATGGTTTGTGGGGTACTTATTGAATGATTAATGTTTGAATGTTACTGGAAACTATAGTGAACTTCAAGAAGAAGTAACTTATGTTGGTTTGTGTTAGCGAGTGTAATAGAGTCTCTCCAAAAGATTACTTATAGTATATGTTATTTACAGTGCTTtgagaaacaaaacaggggGGGGGAACCCCAGAATTATAGTACCTGAAAAGTGCATAGAAAATCAGTCCACATAGGTATGGCTTTTAGGAGCCAGCAGGAATGTGAATGATTTCCTACTTCTCACCCAGGGCTTTTGTACTGCCTTCTGTTAAGACCAGAGTTGTATTTCCCTTCTTGTGTTTAGCCTAATACTTGCAAAATTTTTTGTTACACGCATTCTCTTTGCAATGTAAACTTGTCTAGAGGTAACCTAAAGTTAAATTGAAGTGTTCAAAGTGAGCAGTTTCACTTTGTAACTATGGTGGTTGTTGAAATAGCTCAGGCATTAATAGTTATGACATAGACTTTGTGTATGAAACTAGCCTTTATAGTAATTACACAAGAATACTGCAccacaattttctttttgtcctaagtgtttatttttaatgcatttcagGTATTTCTTTAAATCCAGAACAGTGGAATCAGCTGAAGGAACAGATTTCTGATATTGATGATGCAGTAAGAAAACTCTAAAGACAGAGCCATACAAAAACTTATATCATGTAGTTGTATTAAGCAGTCTTTTTACATTGGCTTTAGTTTTctaaaatattgttttccaAGCTATTGTATATTTGGATTGCAAAACAATTTGTAAGATGAATACTTTTTTTATGTGCATTAAAAGTGTATTCTGAGTGAGGCTATTTGTGTATACTTTACTAAAAGGAATTGTGTTGCTTTCACCCCATGgtgtaaaataaacaaatcaagTAATATGTAAAGCATACTTGTTTATGGCCTTTTGATTGAAGGTGTTTGCTGATAAGGCCACCTAATAGCTTTAGTAATTGGTTTAGTTTCAGTTTTGTTCATAGTTAATACAAATTTATTTTCCGAGATTTCTTAAAATGtctcaatttaattttttcttttattacatCCTCTTTGGTATTGCCCTACAGCTTTCTGCTTTAAGACTTGATACAAACAGTGAATACTggggaaaacacatttttgtagATAGTTTTCAATACTGTATTTGCTAATTTACCCTATTTATTCAGATGTAAACAGTCTTGAGTATATAGCTTTTTTTGCATTACTTGCATGAAGTATTAAGCTAAACAATAACACTTGAACACAAAACACATgctaattttctcatttttctgtagttttcttGACCTAGAAAATACAAATAGCCTTTTTTCTTGAATTCTAGATGTGATGCATAAACTTTTACAGTAATAGACATATACCTCAGAGTAAGACAGTATTTAAAAGATCCACATGTGGTTATTAGTTAGTACCTTTTTCAAGGTTTGCGTTAAATTCATTCTGGAACACATACTAACCAGTTATTCTATAGAAAAGGAACAGTTGACCTGTCTTTGTAGGGCTTTTGTTCGGTTGAGAGTACTGCATAAATGATGATGCTTAAATTAGACTGTAACACAGGTTAAGCAGTCAAACAGGGTTAAAACTGCTGCAGCCAAAATGTCTGTCTGTCATGTTCCTGCCCCATCCACGCTGCCTGCCTTGATAGTGCTCTGGTAAGAAAAGCCTCTGCCCTGTGGAAGCTCTGCTAGACCAGAAGCTGCCCCAGTGGAAGGGCTTCTTGGTGGCACTGAGTCACAAGTACGATATAGAACTTGGAGAGATAAGGGGCACACGAGGACGGAAGTCACTGGTGAAAGACCAAAGTTAGCTGGCACATAATAACTACAGGGAATAAATGGAAGCAAAATTGGAGAAGAATTGATTTTGTCACTTAATTCAGTTAATTGAAGCAAGAAGATAAAACAACGTCATGAAAATGGACATTTCAAGATGTAGTATGTAGTGAATGTCCAACCTAATTAGTTTGGCTGTAATTTTCCTATTTGTTGATAAAGTAATTGTAGTTTCTAAACTTTGTATAGataaaaattttttaattatggaACATCAGTACAGTTGTTATTGCAGACATGATTGTAAGTGCCATACACAGGCTGTTCCTGTGCTGCAGAGTTCATTATTCAATGCAAATAGGTATTAAATGGCTGAGTTCACAAGTATATATTACAAATATTACATATTTGTACAAATATGACATATAACAAATAAATTAAGATCTGGATTTTTTATAGCTCAGGAAATCTTAAATTTTTAAGAATTGCTGGAGGATGAATAAAAGGTTGAAGAGATGTTTGTGGTAGCAGATGTGTTTTTGGGCACAACATTCTTTTCTGAGTGACTGCTAACATCATGTAGGACTATTTGGACCAAAtagaataaatacaaaatagcTGCTAAAATATCACAAGTGAGCGAATGAAATGTTTCATATCACTGTAGACAAGTTCTAGATATTTGTTATTGCAGTATGTATATATGATTTTGTTCCTTTAAATCTGAAATTTTGCAACCAGATTTCATCCACTTTACTTAAAAACTCTCATGTAGCTTCTTTAAAGTGCATGATTACATTAGAGGGAATACTGTCCTCACTTAGATTACTGTGGTAATAGGTCACTGGGTGACAGTTGTGTATCAGAGTACAATATAATTATGTTCAGGAAGGTGGGAAATTAAAATCATTCATTTGGGGAGAGTGAAGTGAAAAAGTTTATTACAGTGGTTAGTTCTCTTGTGGAAATTGATGGTAGAAGTGTTCAAAGAAATTTGTATTTGTTAAGCACGAACTATTAGTTATTAGTAGGTATCTAAATAAAACAGACAGTTTCACAAATGAACTCAAAAGGGGATGAATTGATCAGGTGACTGATGTGCTTGTAAGACAATAATATACAAGTAACCTTGATAGAAATTTGGCACATTCagtattattttgaaataaacagTAGTGATTTGTCATGTAATCATCCATGGCTGTAGTCTTCCTAATTTGAGaagaaaattctgattttttttttttaataaagattattttcttgcagaaaaaatattagttAGGATACATTTAGAAGTGTTCATGGAAGAAAACTGTGCATGTATGACAAGGCTGTGTAATATGGGGTAAGAGCACTGCTCCCTTTCCCACTGAAGTGACAAAAGAAAGATGCATTTTGTTCTTCGTGTTTATGCAGGGCATATTAGCAatatgttttataaaataaaccTACTGTGGAGCTTAGGGGGAAAAACGTCACAGTTAGAGCTGCCAAAGTACTGTATGTGTGATAATCAAACTGTCATGTACCATGTTGCTCGTATGTGGAGATGTTAATATTGAAAATAAACAAGTGCAGTACTAATTTTGATATTTCTGTTAAAGGAAATGCCCCAGTTACGTACTTATGTGATCtgttagcagaaaaaaaaaatatgatgatTGTAATTTTGGTAACTCAAATGTCATATTGTTAGCCATGTGGAATGTTTCATGTTTTGCTCTGGTAGTATCTTCTGCAGAGAGGCCACTGGAAATATGAGCCCTGCAACTGTAATTACCTTAatgttcaaataaaaaatagttGAATGGCGTATGTGTAGTAACAGTTTGAACACTTGGAAATAAATGAAGACTTCTGTTGACGTAGtgttatttttatagaaaattaGCTGCACTAAGAAGTTCAGCTGCACTGACAAGTTATGGAACCTGTTGTTTATTACAACTGCTGTAATTTGGAAATTTGAAAACTTAATCATCTTCTACTTGGTCCATGTCTGCGGATGGGGGATTGATTTGTGTAGCCCACGGGGATAGAAATTTTTCACCAAGACAGAAGAACAAGTGTCATGTAAATTTGGAAGCAACAGATATAAACACACATTCAAACATCAAACAGAAGAGTGCCTGATAAGTTGTGGCTGTTAAGAGAATGGCTGATTATCTTTTTTAAGTGGAGTTTCTCTTTGATCTGACTTTAAAGGTAACCACAGATTAGGTAGGAAAATTATCATTGGTCAGTTATGTCAGCATAGGCTTCTTTAGGAAGGACATCTGTTTTTTACATTCTTGTGGTGACTGACCTGTAGGGAGTGGGTTAACTGATTGTAGCATTGAACCTGAGAGACTTTTCTCCAAGTGATTTTGAGTAGTTTAGTAAATTTATAGACACAGAAAGATGAATTACTGTGGCTCGAAGGGAAGAAATGGAGTCAGGGGTTCGTGCAGGGTCCTTGTGTCCTACCTAGTCCTCATTTACCTTCACCCTCTAACTGATAGGGTTCCTCTTTGACTGTGGCCCTGGTGCCTATGTATGGAAGAGCATTCCAACAGGCAATGCTTTTCCTGAATCAAGCCTGTGTGTCTCCTGCTCACATAGCATAGTTACATAGTTACATACTTACATAGAAGTATGAAGACCTGTGCTGAGGAACTGCAGTAAATAGTCCTTAGTGATGGTTTATCAAGGAAGCTTACGTTGTGCTATTGTGTGAGCAGAGGGACGCACCGCAAGTCATGGGCATACTTAAAGGCTGAGAACCTAACAGCTGTTCCCTTggtattgtattttatttaacaaaaatattacaATTTTTTGTAAGATCTGcttaattctgttttcattttgttttcagtgattCCATGTACTCATCACTGATCAGATGTCAGATGGGGTAGAGACTGAGGTTGGGTTGAGGACTCAAGGTTTTGAAAGCATTGTTATCCTTTGGAAGGAGGTGGGCTCATAATCTTAAGGTGGATAGAGCTTGCCATAGAACTGCAAAAGCTGGTGCAATTAGCATACTATTCTAGGAAATCTTTGGGTGTATTTGATAAGGctaaataagaaaaacattttatgcCTTCTTGGCCAGCATGCCTAGTAGGCAGCTGTTAGTTATCACTTCACTTGGGCAGCAGTTGATGAGATGAAAGCTGCTGAAGTAAAGAAATGGTAAGATTTTACATAACCCTgttacttttgttttttaaaaaaagaactgcTTCACACCTTAGGATTTTAAATTCTTTATGCTTTCAATGATAGGCTAATGTGCCAGAATAATTTATGGGCTGTTAAAAACAAAGTTAATTTTGTCTTAGTGAGTAGACCTAAGTTGTTCCATTCATTAAAACGTCACACAATATATCTGAGGGAGAGGTGGATGACATTGCTATATGAAGAGCAAACTTGAGATTGACTTGCACCTAACAATAAACTACTTGAAATTAAAAGTATTAGACAGTATGTAGCAATAAAACTTGGCAGTGTATTTGTGGTGTTGATTTTATGTAACCTTTGAAGGTTTTTGCTAGCTGTCTCAATGTGAAATGGCTCTGCTGTTTCCTCTGCTTTACATTTGCCATCCCTTACTGAGATCTGCACTCCCTCTTATTTCCTCTGATTTTATATTCTCACTGGAAGCATCCATCTGTCTCTTGGAACACAAGCATCTCTGGCTAAACTTGCGCAACCACAAGACAAGAAATATCTCAAAGATTGGTCCCTTGTGGTAGTTGGCAGATAGAGCTGCTATTGCTAATACAGGCCAATTAATGGtcatgtgtgtatgtgtatatattttagCATTGTGATAAAGTGCACTTAAAATGGATTACTCTTGCCAACATGCATACTTCCCAAAGGAAGTAATTCTGTTCATACTAGCTTGGATTATTGTCTGCAGTCAAAGTAGTGAACAAAtgcttttccccctgaagtgATTATTAACAACTTGGAGAACACCCCAGTGAGACAGTTCCTGGGGTGGACGTAAACAGAGCTGTCATGTGGATGGATATCAGCTTGCCGTAAGCGAAGGTGTTTGGAATTGCAATGGTTTGGCCACTGGAAAGAGAACTCAGTTGCATGGGTAGCCTGAAAAGTTCCTGAAGTGCCCTGTAAGTATCATTTATGATGATGTCAAGACTGCCCTCCTGTCCAAAGAAACCTCAGAACACCTGTCTCTACATAACCCCtgatttttatctttgttttttttttcttcagagattTGTCAGTGTATGTGGTGTTTCAGTAGGAGAATGTTCCTGTGAAACTGTGTTGGGAAAGTGCATTATCTTATTTTCATACAGCATCTATTCCATTACTATTTAATAGTAATGTGCCTTTCGTCTATCAAAACAATTTGTAGTAACATGCAGAGAATATTTGTGACTAATCTGTTAAAATGcttgcaaatgaagattttgtgttttggggacaatttttttgtaaataaatcaTCTAGGTGTTTCCCTCCACTTCTGTAAATTTGTTCTTGCCttggtattttaattttgtggaACTTCCTTGCAGGAAattgaattatatttttttcttgtaatgaTTAAGGAGCTTTGCAACTCATTATTTTTAACATGCTCCAGTTTCGGATTTTGAAAATGAACTTGCAAAGGTCATGCTTGGATGCATTTTTTACTAGATTTTGCTACATTACCAGATTGTTATCTGGCTGAGACTGTTTGCTTTGTAGTCTGAGCAACTGCTGAAAAGAGAAGTGTCTGTCAGTACTATTAAATTGCAAGCTTGTGGTAATGCTGTGTGAAAAGGTGAGGAGAGGGAAATGCGCAGCTAAATAAATGAGttatttttccaaactttttcAGGACATGTTCCAAAACCAGTATTTTCTCATGTTGAAGGCAAAAACTGAACccaaaactgttaaaaaacaCTCCGCTTTAATTTGGAACTGCTGCTGTTCAAATACAAGTTCATCAGACATGCCCTTTTTTATGaactatttttgaaaaaaaaaaggaatttttatttgGTCGAAAGAAATCTTCATAGACAAACACTATGTTTAGCGTCACAAAATTTTTACAGCTAAGTGAACTTATACCAATGTGTAGTTTTGAACTGGTTTTGTGTTCCTGACACTTTCAAACAATCATCTTAATTGAATAGGTAAATTCCTATGAAGCTTTTTGAGGACTTGGAAGCCTTCCATAGGTTCAGGTCAAATCCTTGGCTCAGGGAATAGACCTGTTAACTTCTTGTGTTGAAGTTTCGGGGCAAAGAACTGTTGTGTGCTCTGGGCAAAATGTTTGATCTGCTTCTTGTCAGTATCACCTCAAAGCCTTTGTATCATCATTTTGCTGCGTTAATGAGGGGCACAACAGACTTTTTTTAGAGCTTTTTGGTGTATTTATTCTGCTGAAGTAAAATTTGGATGGAAATTTAGCTTTATTAATTGAACAttcttttttgtgtggttttgtctTCAAGAGGATTGACATTAGCACCTAGTcaagaaatttttaaatttatagcTTAGATAattttcaggtttattttatatttggttACGTTTCTGCTTGAGTCATTGCTAATGTACTGCCATAGACATGATTGATTGGTACAGCATTTAGGATGGGAGTCCTTGTGCAAGGTAGAGTAATACTGTTGTGTTTCcaaacagctcttttttttgttatggATCTTTTGAATGCTCTATGTATGGAAAGTATaaagaaatggaataaaataaatcGCTGCTTTTCATATTAAAAGTATACAAGATCTGAATTGAAAACCTTCCCCTTTAAAAGAGTGTAACAGCCTGTTGGCAAATCTTCAGCAGTGTATGTAGTATTTTAGATCAGcgagtttggttttttttctggataaaCCTCAATAATGACTTTCTAATAActgttatattttctctaaCAAATATTCAGGCAAATATTTATGTAAGGAGCTACTAAATGTAAGTTCTGCGCTGGCAGCAGTACTGAAGTAATAATTAAGTTCTTGCCTTGTTGTGGCAAGTGTGTACTGGTAAATTTGGTGATGGTTCCATGGTGGATGCCCACACTCTGACGGCATGAGCGGAGCTTTGGCTCAGGCGAGCCGGCCGGGCTGATCCCGGCCCAACTGATCCTGGCCCAGCCATGCCCTCTGTGACA carries:
- the SUB1 gene encoding activated RNA polymerase II transcriptional coactivator p15, whose product is MPKSKELVSSSSSASDSDSEVDKKAKRKKQAAPEKPVKKQKTGESSKGPASSKQSSNRDENMFQIGKMRYVSVRDFKGKVLIDIREYWMDQEGEMKPGRKGISLNPEQWNQLKEQISDIDDAVRKL